Proteins encoded in a region of the Pleurocapsa minor HA4230-MV1 genome:
- a CDS encoding helix-turn-helix domain-containing protein, whose translation KKLRRNANLTQEQLAREIGIAVSTVRRWEKGLAEPTMTLDQTKKFCQAVKRDFDDLPDSLLPKI comes from the coding sequence TGAAAAAATTAAGACGTAATGCTAATCTGACTCAAGAACAGTTGGCCAGAGAGATCGGTATAGCAGTATCTACTGTCCGCCGTTGGGAAAAGGGGCTGGCCGAACCGACCATGACTTTAGACCAAACTAAAAAGTTTTGCCAAGCTGTTAAGCGCGATTTTGATGACTTACCTGATTCTCTGTTGCCCAAAATCTAA